Proteins encoded by one window of Bacillota bacterium LX-D:
- the bzaB gene encoding B12 lower ligand biosynthesis ThiC-like protein BzaB, whose amino-acid sequence MTTQVLEARAGNITEEMQKVAEYEQLPVEFIQEGIAKGSIVIPINQNRKKYKKIRPCGIGAGLTVKINALYGTSSDRDSYEFEGIKLRAAEAAGCNSVMDLSTGGDIDAMRKFSLENANVAVGCVPLYQAGIESIEKNGNIVKMDPEDIFAIIEKQAADGMDFMAVHAALNMTVLDQLQKTGRVTDVVSRGGSFMTGWMLHNEKENPLYEQFDRVLEIMKKYDVVLSVGDAIRPGSLADSLDAAQIAGLIVAGELVKRAQEAGVQVMVEGPGHVPLHHVDTTILLQKRLCHNAPYYILGTLATDIAPGYDHLTAAIGGAYAGYVGADFLCYVTPAEHLGLPTDEDVKQGILAIKMAAHAVNIARKKTSSQAKDLAMAQARVALDFDKQLSFAIDPEKARAIKAKQPQQDGCAMCGTNCASDVAAKYFGIA is encoded by the coding sequence ATGACAACCCAAGTATTAGAAGCAAGAGCCGGTAATATAACAGAGGAAATGCAAAAAGTTGCAGAATATGAACAACTCCCTGTGGAATTTATCCAAGAAGGTATTGCCAAGGGAAGCATTGTCATCCCCATTAATCAAAATCGTAAAAAGTATAAAAAAATTAGGCCCTGTGGAATTGGCGCTGGTTTAACCGTTAAAATTAACGCCTTATATGGCACTTCCAGCGACAGGGATTCCTATGAATTTGAAGGTATAAAATTAAGGGCTGCTGAAGCAGCTGGCTGCAATTCCGTTATGGACTTAAGTACAGGCGGGGACATTGATGCCATGCGGAAGTTTTCTTTGGAAAATGCCAATGTTGCCGTAGGCTGCGTTCCTCTTTATCAAGCAGGAATTGAATCAATTGAAAAAAACGGCAATATTGTTAAAATGGATCCTGAGGATATTTTTGCCATAATTGAAAAACAAGCTGCCGATGGGATGGATTTTATGGCCGTTCATGCTGCCCTGAACATGACTGTCTTGGATCAATTGCAGAAAACCGGCCGTGTTACTGATGTTGTAAGCCGCGGAGGTTCATTTATGACAGGCTGGATGCTCCACAACGAAAAAGAAAACCCCCTCTATGAGCAATTTGACCGGGTCCTAGAGATTATGAAAAAATATGATGTAGTCTTAAGTGTTGGAGATGCTATTCGGCCTGGCTCCTTAGCTGATTCTCTAGACGCTGCCCAAATTGCCGGTTTAATCGTCGCCGGAGAATTAGTAAAAAGAGCTCAGGAAGCTGGAGTTCAAGTTATGGTTGAAGGTCCTGGACACGTTCCTCTCCATCATGTAGATACCACTATTTTGCTCCAAAAACGTTTATGTCACAATGCCCCCTATTATATCCTAGGGACTTTGGCCACAGATATTGCCCCTGGCTATGATCATCTTACAGCAGCTATCGGCGGAGCCTATGCCGGCTACGTAGGAGCAGATTTTCTCTGCTATGTAACACCTGCTGAACATTTAGGACTGCCTACTGACGAAGATGTTAAACAGGGTATTTTGGCCATTAAAATGGCTGCTCATGCCGTAAATATAGCTCGTAAGAAAACTAGTTCTCAAGCTAAAGATTTAGCAATGGCCCAGGCTAGAGTAGCCTTAGATTTTGACAAACAGCTCTCCTTTGCCATTGATCCTGAAAAAGCTCGGGCAATTAAAGCAAAACAACCTCAGCAAGACGGCTGTGCTATGTGCGGTACCAATTGCGCCAGTGATGTAGCTGCCAAATACTTTGGTATTGCTTAA
- the bzaD gene encoding B12 lower ligand biosynthesis radical SAM protein BzaD, which translates to MRVLMVQTPSVEGFTQEKVYPIGIVTLATHLKRAGHEVALLDMNTTLDPYGELKEKLLEYQPEVVGLSLRNIDPLANKTSSLLPPFIATVRLIAALLPTARIIAGGTGFSLFPERIMNELPEIHYGIRGEAEHSFPALLAALDNPPDIKGLCFRQDNKVQLNPPARDYDLEAYVVPNRELLSPKLYEGINNYVPTIGIETKRGCPLNCTYCVYHQLQGKKMRCRQPLEVVDELEFLYKKYGVTNFHFNDPVINMPAGHLEAICEEIIRRELHITWSGFFREDCLNKNNIQLFAKGGCNCFSFSPDGLHEEALAVLGKNLSIDDILQAAALAASTEVVTMYHFMVNVPGENQETIRESKQLLHRLYELHRTQRNLGTIVLNNIRIMPGTAIAARAAEEGLIGPETDLLYPVYYNPKPYETLRYELETYHLWNNVFMWQEVK; encoded by the coding sequence ATGCGTGTACTTATGGTGCAAACCCCTTCTGTGGAAGGTTTTACCCAAGAAAAGGTATATCCCATCGGCATTGTAACTTTAGCTACCCATTTAAAAAGAGCCGGCCATGAAGTTGCTCTCTTAGATATGAATACTACTTTGGATCCTTATGGAGAACTAAAAGAGAAATTACTAGAGTACCAGCCTGAGGTTGTAGGCTTGTCCTTGCGCAATATTGATCCTTTGGCTAATAAAACCAGTTCCCTCCTCCCTCCTTTTATTGCCACAGTGCGTCTCATTGCCGCCCTGCTGCCTACGGCTCGGATCATTGCCGGAGGGACGGGTTTTTCCCTTTTTCCTGAACGGATTATGAATGAACTGCCGGAAATTCATTATGGCATCCGGGGAGAAGCAGAACATTCTTTCCCGGCCCTACTTGCTGCACTTGACAATCCCCCAGACATTAAGGGATTGTGTTTCCGCCAAGACAACAAGGTGCAGCTGAATCCTCCGGCCAGGGATTATGACTTAGAAGCTTATGTAGTGCCTAACCGTGAGCTATTATCGCCTAAGCTTTACGAGGGCATCAACAATTATGTTCCTACAATAGGCATTGAAACTAAAAGAGGCTGTCCTTTAAACTGCACCTACTGCGTTTATCATCAGCTGCAAGGGAAAAAAATGCGCTGTCGTCAGCCTTTGGAAGTAGTAGATGAATTAGAGTTTTTATATAAGAAATATGGAGTTACTAATTTTCATTTTAACGACCCTGTCATTAATATGCCTGCTGGGCATTTAGAAGCAATTTGCGAAGAAATAATCCGGCGGGAGTTACACATAACTTGGAGCGGCTTTTTCCGTGAAGACTGCTTAAACAAAAATAATATTCAACTTTTTGCCAAAGGAGGCTGCAACTGTTTTTCCTTTTCGCCAGATGGTCTTCATGAAGAAGCATTGGCTGTTTTAGGCAAAAATTTAAGCATCGATGATATTCTGCAAGCAGCAGCCTTGGCTGCCAGTACTGAGGTAGTTACTATGTACCATTTTATGGTCAATGTACCTGGGGAAAATCAAGAAACTATTAGGGAAAGTAAACAATTGCTCCATCGGCTTTATGAGCTGCACCGAACCCAAAGAAATCTCGGTACCATTGTCTTAAATAATATTCGCATTATGCCGGGAACCGCCATTGCCGCCAGAGCCGCAGAGGAAGGGTTAATTGGTCCCGAAACAGACCTGCTCTACCCTGTTTACTACAACCCTAAGCCCTATGAAACTTTGCGTTATGAACTGGAAACTTATCATTTATGGAACAATGTTTTTATGTGGCAGGAGGTAAAATAG
- a CDS encoding radical SAM protein, whose amino-acid sequence MKILLLEHPRQTDPGRCNDIANTPLSSSLITGYSAAMLVSQGHEVKIVEGYLEKLAYEEIEQKIAAFQPDLLGIHLVYNWENNVKLYTFLQKIQKQGLVDTIVAYGYYPTFAYKEILHHCPAIAAVILGEPEITFAQLAAQPFTNDNFKNIPGLAWQDEEGAFHGQRREVIADLNQLPFPLRTKAMLNIGEVNLEGSRGCYGGCTFCYINPYYGCTKWRGRSPENIAAEIDEVIAKYQKKDFYFTDPNFFGPGQQGQERALVLAELLKARKIHFGIEARANDIREETIGALVDAGLRHILIGLESGKDASLKRLNKMTTVAQNENALRILRHHGIEPNVGFIMFEPDSSVEDLRLNFSFLQRNSLLNNLAITANVLYHPQIILQGTKAYQALQEAGRLQLRATTYEGMTSFLHPQIANFAQAMSQITNYLFVQMDPIWSGRRQSPENAGSRYSQINNLLVASFEKILQDLEAGKELTDDKVAVLVNDAQSRIAALLED is encoded by the coding sequence ATGAAAATTCTTTTACTGGAACACCCTCGACAAACGGACCCAGGGCGCTGTAATGACATTGCCAATACTCCGCTTTCTTCCAGCCTAATTACAGGCTACAGCGCCGCCATGTTAGTTAGTCAAGGGCATGAAGTGAAAATAGTCGAAGGTTACCTGGAGAAATTAGCTTATGAGGAAATAGAGCAAAAAATAGCAGCCTTTCAGCCTGATCTCCTAGGGATTCATTTAGTCTATAACTGGGAAAATAATGTAAAGCTTTATACATTCTTGCAAAAAATTCAAAAGCAAGGATTGGTTGACACCATAGTAGCCTATGGTTATTATCCTACCTTTGCTTACAAAGAGATTTTGCACCACTGTCCGGCTATTGCCGCAGTAATTTTAGGAGAACCTGAGATTACCTTTGCCCAGTTAGCTGCTCAGCCCTTTACCAATGATAATTTTAAAAATATTCCCGGCCTTGCTTGGCAGGACGAAGAAGGTGCTTTCCATGGTCAGCGTCGGGAAGTAATTGCCGATTTAAATCAGCTGCCCTTCCCCTTACGGACTAAAGCAATGCTAAACATAGGAGAAGTAAATTTGGAAGGCAGCCGAGGCTGTTATGGAGGCTGTACTTTTTGCTACATTAACCCATACTATGGCTGCACCAAATGGCGAGGAAGAAGTCCTGAAAATATCGCCGCCGAAATTGATGAAGTTATTGCTAAATACCAGAAAAAGGACTTTTACTTTACTGACCCTAACTTTTTTGGTCCAGGGCAGCAAGGCCAGGAAAGAGCCCTAGTCTTAGCGGAGCTTTTGAAAGCACGAAAGATACATTTCGGCATTGAAGCTCGGGCTAATGACATTCGGGAGGAAACAATTGGGGCTTTAGTGGATGCTGGACTGCGCCATATTCTAATTGGCTTAGAAAGTGGGAAAGATGCTTCCCTCAAGCGTTTAAATAAAATGACTACCGTTGCCCAAAATGAAAATGCTCTAAGGATTTTACGTCACCATGGCATTGAGCCCAACGTCGGATTTATTATGTTTGAGCCAGACTCTTCTGTGGAAGATTTGCGCCTTAATTTTTCATTTCTCCAAAGAAACTCTTTGCTCAATAATTTAGCCATTACAGCTAATGTACTTTATCATCCCCAAATTATTTTGCAAGGTACTAAAGCCTATCAAGCATTACAGGAAGCAGGTAGATTGCAGTTACGCGCTACTACCTATGAAGGGATGACTTCTTTTCTCCATCCCCAGATTGCTAACTTTGCTCAAGCCATGAGCCAAATCACTAATTATTTATTTGTGCAAATGGATCCCATTTGGAGCGGCAGAAGACAGTCGCCAGAAAATGCCGGCAGCCGTTACTCTCAGATCAACAATTTGCTTGTGGCTAGCTTTGAAAAGATACTGCAAGATTTGGAAGCAGGTAAAGAATTGACAGATGATAAAGTGGCTGTTTTAGTAAATGATGCTCAAAGCAGAATAGCTGCTTTACTGGAAGATTGA
- the thiC gene encoding phosphomethylpyrimidine synthase ThiC: protein MTQIESAVQGIITVEMEQVAKDENVSPEFIRAGVAAGTIVIPCNINRTNRKPTGIGAGLRTKVSASVGLYGSTCDPNTELAKIKAAVHAKTDSIMDLSVSGDIDAMRKESLLATPTPVGTLPLYQAMAEAAAKYGSSLEMKEEELLEVIERQAADGVDFLAMHCGLTREVMELAKSEGRVDPLVSYGGSHLIGWMVHTGKENPLYTYYDRILEICRKYDVTISLADGMRPGAIADSLDWPQVKEMSILGDLVRRARKAGVQIMVKGPGHVPVDQIKSTINLQKTLCQGAPYFVFGPLVTDITPGYDHYNAAIGGALSAWSGADFICYVTASEHLGLPDVEEVHEGVIIARIAAHAGDVAKGVPGADQWDLAMSKARKLLDWKKQFALAVDPERAEKIWKERSGDFSSECTMCGKYCAMKVVSEFLHTAKVSC from the coding sequence TTGACCCAAATTGAGAGTGCAGTACAAGGCATTATTACAGTTGAAATGGAACAAGTAGCGAAGGATGAAAATGTAAGCCCAGAATTTATTCGAGCAGGAGTGGCCGCAGGTACAATTGTTATTCCCTGTAATATTAACAGAACAAATCGTAAACCTACAGGTATTGGAGCAGGCCTAAGGACCAAAGTTAGCGCCAGTGTTGGCTTATATGGCTCAACTTGCGATCCCAATACAGAGTTGGCGAAAATTAAAGCCGCTGTCCACGCCAAAACAGATTCTATTATGGATTTAAGTGTCAGCGGAGATATAGATGCCATGCGGAAAGAATCACTCTTAGCCACCCCAACACCTGTAGGGACTCTCCCCCTCTACCAGGCCATGGCGGAAGCAGCTGCTAAATACGGTTCCTCCTTAGAAATGAAAGAAGAGGAACTTTTAGAAGTTATTGAACGCCAAGCTGCTGACGGAGTAGACTTTTTAGCTATGCACTGCGGCCTAACTAGAGAGGTTATGGAACTAGCAAAAAGTGAAGGCCGGGTAGATCCCTTAGTTAGCTATGGAGGTTCCCATTTAATTGGCTGGATGGTCCACACTGGTAAGGAAAATCCTCTTTATACCTATTATGATCGTATTTTGGAGATTTGCCGAAAATATGATGTGACCATAAGTTTAGCCGATGGAATGCGTCCCGGTGCTATTGCTGACTCCTTAGATTGGCCTCAAGTTAAAGAAATGTCTATCTTAGGGGATTTAGTCCGGAGGGCTAGAAAAGCAGGTGTCCAGATTATGGTTAAAGGTCCTGGTCATGTACCTGTTGATCAAATAAAGTCTACCATCAATTTACAAAAAACACTTTGTCAAGGAGCACCTTACTTTGTCTTTGGTCCTCTGGTAACTGATATTACCCCTGGTTATGACCACTATAATGCAGCCATTGGAGGAGCCCTTAGCGCTTGGTCCGGAGCAGATTTCATTTGTTATGTAACTGCTTCTGAGCACCTGGGCCTCCCCGATGTGGAAGAAGTCCATGAAGGTGTAATTATTGCCCGTATTGCTGCCCATGCCGGCGATGTAGCTAAGGGCGTGCCAGGAGCCGACCAGTGGGATTTAGCAATGTCTAAGGCTAGAAAATTATTGGATTGGAAAAAACAATTTGCCTTGGCTGTTGATCCGGAAAGAGCGGAAAAAATCTGGAAAGAGCGCAGCGGTGATTTTTCCTCGGAATGTACTATGTGTGGCAAATACTGTGCTATGAAAGTTGTTTCCGAGTTTTTACATACTGCCAAAGTAAGCTGTTAA